Proteins found in one Quercus robur chromosome 2, dhQueRobu3.1, whole genome shotgun sequence genomic segment:
- the LOC126715921 gene encoding methionine aminopeptidase 2B isoform X1, with protein MYISSISAIFDRQITQNSIFTTRAKPQTPIGSIYLFPLLILGFLIMAAEEVKLSTEVVVPVEEENGNTSEAVNGNEEETSSEPSSTLDKDEDESNKEVTKKKKKKNKSKKKKELPEQTDPPSIPVTDLFPSGEFPEGEIQQYKDDNLWRTTSEEKRELERLEKPMYNSVRRAAEVHRQVRKYIKSILKPGMLMTDLCETLENTVRKLISENGLQAGIAFPTGCSLNWVAAHWTPNSGDKTVLQYDDVMKLDFGTHIDGCIVDCAFTVAFNPMFEPLLEASREATNTGIKEAGIDVRLCDIGAAIQEVMESYEVEINGKVYQVKSIRNLNGHSIGRYQIHAGKSVPIVKGGEQTKMEEGEFFAIETFASTGKGYVREDLECSHYMKNFEAGHIPLRLPRAKQLLATINKNFSTLAFCRRYLDRLGETKYLMALKNLCDAGIVQPYPPLCDVKGSYVSQFEHTILLRPTCKEVISRGDDY; from the exons ATGTATATATCTTCCATATCCGCCATCTTTGACAGACAGATCACTCAAAACTCGATCTTTACTACAAGAGCCAAACCCCAAACACCAATTGGTTCGATTTATCTTTTTCCACTATTAATCCTAGG GTTTTTGATTATGGCGGCGGAGGAGGTGAAGTTGAGCACGGaagttgttgttcctgttgaaGAAGAGAATGGGAATACTTCGGAAGCTGTGAATGGAAATGAGGAAGAGACCTCGTCTGAACCTTCTTCAACATTGGACAAAGATGAAGATGAGAGCAATAAAG Aagttacaaagaaaaaaaagaagaaaaataaaagcaa gaaaaagaaagaactacCTGAGCAGACTGATCCTCCGTCCATTCCTGTTACTGACCTTTTTCCTTCTGGCGAGTTTCCTGAGGGTGAGATTCAGCAATATAAAGACGA TAACTTATGGAGGACCACATCTGAAGAGAAGAGGGAGTTGGAGCGCCTCGAAAAACCAATGTACAATTCAGTTCGGCGAGCAGCCGAAGTTCATCGTCAG GTTCGGAAATACATCAAAAGTATTCTGAAGCCTGGAATGTTGATGACTGACCTGTGTGAGACTTTGGAGAATACAGTCCGTAAACTAATATCAGAGAATGGTCTGCAAGCTGGCATTGCTTTCCCTACAGGGTGCTCTCTGAACTG GGTTGCTGCTCATTGGACCCCAAATTCAGGAGATAAGACTGTGCTTCAGTATGATGATGTGATGAAGTTGGATTTTGGAACTCATATCGATG GGTGTATAGTCGACTGTGCATTTACAGTGGCATTCAATCCAATGTTTGAACCACTACTTGAAGCCTCTCGTGAAGCGACCAATACAGGTATCAAG GAAGCTGGAATTGATGTGCGACTTTGTGATATTGGTGCTGCAATTCAAGAGGTCATGGAATCATATGAGGTTGAAATTAATGGAAAGGTGTACCAAG TAAAGAGTATTCGAAACTTGAACGGACATAGCATTGGGCGCTATCAGATCCATGCTGGGAAATCTGTCCCTATTGTGAAAGGAGGAGAGCAGACGAAGATGGAAGAGGGCGAATTTTTCGCAATTGAAACTTTTGCATCAACTG GAAAAGGATATGTCAGAGAAGATCTAGAGTGCAGCCATTACATGAAAAATTTTGAAGCAGGTCATATCCCATTGAGGTTGCCCAGGGCAAAGCAACTGCTAGCTACAATTAACAAGAACTTCTCCACATTGGCCTTCTGCAGACGGTATTTAGACCGCCTAGGGGAGACTAAATACCTTATGGCACTAAAGAATTTATGTGATGCTGGCATTGTTCAG CCTTATCCTCCGCTCTGCGATGTTAAGGGCAGTTATGTCTCTCAGTTTGAGCATACCATCTTACTCCGGCCAACCTGCAAAGAGGTCATTTCCAGAGGCGATGACTATTGA
- the LOC126715921 gene encoding methionine aminopeptidase 2B isoform X2, with the protein MAAEEVKLSTEVVVPVEEENGNTSEAVNGNEEETSSEPSSTLDKDEDESNKEVTKKKKKKNKSKKKKELPEQTDPPSIPVTDLFPSGEFPEGEIQQYKDDNLWRTTSEEKRELERLEKPMYNSVRRAAEVHRQVRKYIKSILKPGMLMTDLCETLENTVRKLISENGLQAGIAFPTGCSLNWVAAHWTPNSGDKTVLQYDDVMKLDFGTHIDGCIVDCAFTVAFNPMFEPLLEASREATNTGIKEAGIDVRLCDIGAAIQEVMESYEVEINGKVYQVKSIRNLNGHSIGRYQIHAGKSVPIVKGGEQTKMEEGEFFAIETFASTGKGYVREDLECSHYMKNFEAGHIPLRLPRAKQLLATINKNFSTLAFCRRYLDRLGETKYLMALKNLCDAGIVQPYPPLCDVKGSYVSQFEHTILLRPTCKEVISRGDDY; encoded by the exons ATGGCGGCGGAGGAGGTGAAGTTGAGCACGGaagttgttgttcctgttgaaGAAGAGAATGGGAATACTTCGGAAGCTGTGAATGGAAATGAGGAAGAGACCTCGTCTGAACCTTCTTCAACATTGGACAAAGATGAAGATGAGAGCAATAAAG Aagttacaaagaaaaaaaagaagaaaaataaaagcaa gaaaaagaaagaactacCTGAGCAGACTGATCCTCCGTCCATTCCTGTTACTGACCTTTTTCCTTCTGGCGAGTTTCCTGAGGGTGAGATTCAGCAATATAAAGACGA TAACTTATGGAGGACCACATCTGAAGAGAAGAGGGAGTTGGAGCGCCTCGAAAAACCAATGTACAATTCAGTTCGGCGAGCAGCCGAAGTTCATCGTCAG GTTCGGAAATACATCAAAAGTATTCTGAAGCCTGGAATGTTGATGACTGACCTGTGTGAGACTTTGGAGAATACAGTCCGTAAACTAATATCAGAGAATGGTCTGCAAGCTGGCATTGCTTTCCCTACAGGGTGCTCTCTGAACTG GGTTGCTGCTCATTGGACCCCAAATTCAGGAGATAAGACTGTGCTTCAGTATGATGATGTGATGAAGTTGGATTTTGGAACTCATATCGATG GGTGTATAGTCGACTGTGCATTTACAGTGGCATTCAATCCAATGTTTGAACCACTACTTGAAGCCTCTCGTGAAGCGACCAATACAGGTATCAAG GAAGCTGGAATTGATGTGCGACTTTGTGATATTGGTGCTGCAATTCAAGAGGTCATGGAATCATATGAGGTTGAAATTAATGGAAAGGTGTACCAAG TAAAGAGTATTCGAAACTTGAACGGACATAGCATTGGGCGCTATCAGATCCATGCTGGGAAATCTGTCCCTATTGTGAAAGGAGGAGAGCAGACGAAGATGGAAGAGGGCGAATTTTTCGCAATTGAAACTTTTGCATCAACTG GAAAAGGATATGTCAGAGAAGATCTAGAGTGCAGCCATTACATGAAAAATTTTGAAGCAGGTCATATCCCATTGAGGTTGCCCAGGGCAAAGCAACTGCTAGCTACAATTAACAAGAACTTCTCCACATTGGCCTTCTGCAGACGGTATTTAGACCGCCTAGGGGAGACTAAATACCTTATGGCACTAAAGAATTTATGTGATGCTGGCATTGTTCAG CCTTATCCTCCGCTCTGCGATGTTAAGGGCAGTTATGTCTCTCAGTTTGAGCATACCATCTTACTCCGGCCAACCTGCAAAGAGGTCATTTCCAGAGGCGATGACTATTGA
- the LOC126715920 gene encoding cleavage and polyadenylation specificity factor subunit 3-I-like — protein sequence MASTGPQPSLKRRDSLVTREDDQLIITPLGAGNEVGRSCMYMSYKGKTVLFDCGIHPAYSGMAALPYFDEIDPSTIDVLLITHFHLDHAASLPYFLEKTTFKGRVFMTYPTKAIYKLLLTDYVKVSKVSVEDMLYNEQDINRSMDKIEVIDFHQTVEVNGIRFWCYTAGHVLGAAMFMVDIAGVRVLYTGDYSREEDRHLRAAETPQFSPDICIIESTYGVRQHQPRNVREKHFTDAIHSTISEGGRVLIPAFALGRAQELLLILDEYWSNHPEIQNIPIYYASPLAKRCLSVYETYIHSMNDRIRAQHAAKSNPFVFKYISPLKSIENFKDVGPSVVMASPGTLQSGLSRQLFDMWCSDRKNACVLPGYVVEGTLAKTIINEPKEVTLMNGLIAPLNMQVHYISFSAHADSAQTSAFLEELLPNNIILVHGEANEMGRLKQKLISQFADRNIKVFNPKNCQSIEMYFNSQKMAKTIGRLAEKTPEVGETVSGLLVKKGFTYQIMGPDDLHIFSQLSTANITQKITIPFGGAFSVLNHRLKQIYESVESSMDEESGVPTLVHERVTVKQDSEKHISLHWTSDPISDMVSDSIVALVLNIGREIPKVVAESEAIKVEEENEKKVEKVIYALLVSLFGDVKSGENGKLVISVDGNVAELDKQTGDVESENEGLKERVRTAFQRIQNTVKPIPLSAA from the exons GCATGGCTGCTTTGCCTTACTTTGATGAGATAGATCCTTCAACAATTGACGTCCTTCTCATCACTCA CTTTCACTTGGATCATGCTGCATCCCTACCTTATTTTCTGGAGAAg acCACCTTCAAAGGTCGGGTGTTCATGACTTATCCAACAAAGGCGATCTACAAGTTGCTGTTGACCGATTATGTAAAAGTCAGCAAAGTTTCAGTTGAAGATATGTTGTATAATGAACAGGACATCAATCGCTCCATGGATAAAATTGAG GTTATCGATTTCCATCAAACAGTAGAGGTTAATGGCATTCGATTTTGGTGCTATACTGCTGGCCATGTTCTTGGTGCTGCTATGTTTATGGTTGATATTGCTGGTGTTCGAGTTCTCTACACTGGTGACTATTCCCGTGAGGAAGACCGGCATCTCCGAGCTGCTGAGACCCCACAGTTCTCCCCTGATATATGCATAATTGAATCCACTTATGGTGTCCGGCAACATCAACCTCGGAATGTCCGAGAGAAGCACTTCACTGATGCTATTCATTCAACCATATCTGAAGGTGGTCGTGTCCTTATTCCAGCTTTTGCCCTTGGCCGTGCTCAAGAACTTCTTTTGATTCTTGATGAGTACTGGTCAAACCATCCTGAGATCCAAAACATTCCCATATATTATGCTTCTCCCCTTGCGAAAAGGTGTTTGTCTGTTTATGAGACATACATACATTCAATGAATGACAGGATACGCGCCCAACATGCAGCAAAGTCTAACCCCTTTGTGTTCAAGTACATATCACCACTAAAGAGcattgaaaatttcaaagatGTAGGCCCATCAGTGGTGATGGCAAGTCCTGGTACGCTTCAAAGTGGGTTGTCACGACAACTATTCGATATGTGGTGCTCTGATAGGAAAAATGCTTGTGTTCTACCTGGGTATGTGGTTGAGGGGACACTAGCAAAGACCATTATTAATGAACCCAAGGAGGTAACTCTCATGAATGGACTCATTGCTCCTCTCAACATGCAGGTTCATTACATATCATTCTCTGCCCATGCAGACTCTGCTCAGACGAGTGCATTTTTGGAAGAGCTCTTGCCTAATAATATTATTCTTGTTCATGGAGAAGCTAATGAGATGGGGAGGCTTAAACAGAAACTCATAAGCCAGTTTGCTGATCGTAACATTAAAGTCTTCAATCCAAAGAATTGTCAGTCTATTGAAATGTACTTCAACTCTCAGAAAATGGCAAAGACTATTGGAAGGCTTGCTGAAAAGACACCAGAAGTGGGGGAGACCGTCAGTGGTTTACTGGTTAAGAAAGGCTTCACATATCAGATAATGGGTCCCGATGATCTCCACATCTTCTCTCAGCTATCTACTGCAAACATTACTCAGAAGATTACTATTCCATTTGGTGGAGCATTCAGTGTATTGAATCACCGGCTTAAGCAGATATATGAGAGTGTAGAGTCTTCAATGGATGAGGAGTCTGGGGTCCCAACACTAGTTCATGAACGGGTAACAGTTAAGCAAGATTCCGAGAAACACATCTCACTGCATTGGACATCGGATCCTATAAGTGACATGGTTTCAGACTCTATTGTGGCTTTGGTTTTAAATATCGGCCGAGAGATCCCCAAGGTAGTTGCTGAATCAGAGGCAATAAAAGTTGAGGAAGAGAATGAAAAGAAGGTAGAAAAGGTTATTTATGCCCTCCTTGTTTCACTCTTTGGAGATGTGAAGTCCGGAGAAAATGGGAAGCTGGTTATTAGTGTTGATGGGAATGTTGCAGAGCTTGATAAACAGACTGGGGATGTTGAGAGTGAAAATGAAGGTCTAAAAGAAAGAGTACGAACAGCTTTCCAGCGAATTCAAAATACTGTGAAGCCAATCCCTCTCTCTGCAGCTTAG